The genome window ATATTGAACTTTGTGGTTTGTTTTCATGAACTATTTCATGAAAACAAACCTCTTTCATGAATTGAACTCAAGGAAAAGTTGACTGGCTCACAAACCTTTCTAAAAAAGTGTATGTTTTTTCTTTATGTAGATTTATATATTGTGCGTGGTCTTTGTCTGCACATCTGGGTCTGTGGGGCATGCTGTTCACAGGTCGTCAGTCTCCCCATCGAAGGGCAGGGTATCCAACTCCATGTGGATGCTGCTGGGCTCACTGCTTCCCACCCAGCCTATAGGAGTGCGGTTGAAGGAGGGTCGAGCGCCAATGTCATGCTGGTATACCACAGCTGGTTCAGGCTCCTCATGGGCCACCTCATGGGTGTCTGGCAGTTGGAAGGTCATGAGCTGAGAGGCCTTATCAAAGCCCCCAAATGGTGTAGCACTCCTAAGACAGATATAGTGATGGGCAACAAAAGAAGATCAGACTAATAAGTTAAATGAATCTTGTATGGCAACTTCTGTAGATGTGCTTCACATACCTGGATGGACAATAAAAGAGTCAGAGTTTTACAGGAAATGGGTGGGCTCCAATATTTCACACTCATTTCAAAGGAATCCTTTTAAAATGCTATGGAGTCAACCAGGCAAGGCATAGAGGGGACTGTACCTGTTGAAAGACTTGTACTTGGGCAAATCAAGGTGGGCATGGGGGACTGGCATATGATATCTCATGCTGGATGTCAGCTCCTGGTTGCCCTTCATGGCCTTTTCCCACGGTGATACGTATGAGGGAACATAATCATGCCTTTTCTTGGCTTTGTCTAAGGCAACCTCTACTCCATGACTACCTGTAGGAGGAAAACAGTGAGTCTGGAAAAAAGATTTTCTATGAGATGATATCCAATTTTGATATACTGATTGCACTACAGGCATGGGCGTCATTCACCCATTATTTTAGAGGGGGCACGAAGTACATGAGGATGGAGGGGGGGTGTAGGTGGAAGTTGGAGAATTTAACAtatttcaaacacctgaaatTGATTTTTCCTGCAAACTacagccataatcattatgcctaatcatatgtaaaaaaaataaaaatatatatatatttttttaaatatgcttctctgcatcaCTGCTAAAATCTAGGTTGAAAGAGATTAGTCTTTTTCAGTACGTTTAGTAATTGCtagcttttctaaagtctagcaaccttgccagcaggcatgccagctaagatagttagacaagctactctaacttgattgatagcctgaaatggcttggtagctagttatgaagttgggagattgggaacctataaACCTAtaaggttcattgaacaagcatgggaaacagtgtttaaaccctttacaatgaagatctgtgaaattatttggatttttacgaattatcattgaaagacagggtcctgaaaaaggggcgttactttttttgctgagtttagcttaATTTACAAACATAACTCCTGCCCATCAACAGCAGCTAAATTAGTCCAGTCAGATCTTTTTATGAATAATTATGGGCTTAAACATTTTGTTTAGTCATTCATTTAAAGGGTCATTTGTAAAATgtcatcatcatattcatcatctccagcaccaaccCAACATCAACAGATGTGAAAATGGCGTGTTTCTATATTTTGTAGTCAAAAAGATAGGGATTATTGGAAACACTTACCTTCCTCTATCTTTttgactacaaaacatagaaactagCTATTTTCCCATATGTTGCTGGTGATGATTAagttcaaaaatgtctaaaacaggATATATCTGAGGGGGTACGTGCCTTTTTAccccctatgggcatgacacCCCTGACTGCAGGTCCATAgaactcattccaaaatcactCTGTAGTTTTTCTATGATCATGAGCAAATTTGAATGGATACTGACCATGACCATGTTCTCCTGGAGCAACATCATCATGATGTGCATGTCCCTGGTATCCATGGCGCCCATGCTCATTACCATGCTCATGTCCATGCTCATGATCATGACTATGTTCATTACCATGACCATGCCCATCTTTGCCTGGTTTGGGAGGGGGTACAGGAGGGCCTGATTGCTTGTCCACCATGTGGCCACTAGCATCCAACATCATTGTACCACCCAGGCTGGGGACCAACTTCTGGAAGTTCTCCTGAAATACACACAAGTATATAAAGAAGAAAACTCCCCAGACCGATTGTCATTCATACAGTAGGGGGCCGTTAATTCGCCATTTGTTCGCTTGCTGTTGGCGCAGTGTGTTATAGGGACCACCCACCGGTGGGCGACTGCCGATTTCTACATGTAGAATCAGTTTGCAGTCGATTTGCAAATTATGTCCGAcactgttcagaggtgctaagtactctcgGCCGGCAATCCTACTGGTTGTTGAAATATACATTGGTAGCCTATCCATGGGATAACTTTTTTACCTCATCCGTTACTAATTTTCCCTGCAATTGTTTTATGTTAAAGCTCTTTGGACAGCATTTATATTACTTGAATTATACTACAACACTAACATTACTATTGTTAAAACAAGTTTATAATTTTGACTTGGATGATTTACCATTTTCTTACCATCGACTCACTGCCGAAGAGGTCGGGATTGTTCTCATATATGAACTTCTCCACACGTTTCTGCCTCATCTTGAACATCTTGGAGCCCTTGTTAGTGAAGAGGTTCAGCTCCTCCAGCATGTTGTCCTTGGGAGTCTTGATCTTCATCCCCAGGTCAAACTCTGACGCCTCAGGCTCAAACTCTGCAGATGAGAAATTCATACATTGTCTATTGATTTCTCATATTGATTTCCTATATTATACTGGATGCACATTCTGTATAAGGCTCTATTCAATTAAACTTGGTGACTAGGTAAATGAAAAACATCATTCTTCTGGTGCAGCAATTGTTCAACTTTGAATTCTCAACAATGTCTGCATTGTGATACAAAAAAAGACACTCAACAATGTATCTCACTATGCAGAAAGAATCGTATTTGACTTATTCTGGAAACCCTGGCGACCTGTTTGGTTTGAATTGGTCCCACGGTTTGCTTATCATTGTTTGAATAAAtgttactgtcacgccctgaccatagagagcccttggggttctctatggtgttttaggtcagggcgtgattcGTTTTTTCCCCtaatttttgtatttctatgtttgtttttgtgtatggttcccaattagaggcagctgattatcgttgtctctaattggggatcatacttaagttgtcCTTTGTTCCCacctgttttgtgggatattgttttgtgtgtgtgtgcatgttgcaCCACAGCTTTCACgttcgttgtttgtttattgtttttgaagtttcactttaataaaagatgtggaactatatgcacgctgcgccttggtccgctcatttcgACGATCGTGACAGTTACAGTACTTTATGTGCATCATTTATCCTTCACCTAGAAAATACATCTGTGTCGATGTGATCTTTACATCAGAGCAGAAATTACACTCAGCGCAGATGATTGCGTAGGAGGGGGACGCTCTCAGATTCTTGCTGTCATTACGGTGGAAAATTCATAAATCACTCTGCTCAAAGATGAACTGGCCATTCTTCAACAatgtggagagagagcagagaacagctCCTCCCTAAGTCTGGGCCTGGCTGAGAATGACTAGCTTTTGACTGAAGCTTTATGAGGTAAGGCCTGAGCCATTTTCATATCTGTGTTATCTCCATTTGTTCTGTTCTCAGTGCTTATGTTCCATCTGTCAGAAGTCACAGGGCGTTGAAACAGGATGGGTGAAGGGAGAGAGTCTAAAATGCATAACACTGCACAGGTTCCACATCAACTCTAAAGCTACGGTAGCACGTATACggtgccttcataaagtattcacaccccttgaatttttccacgttttgttgtgttacaacattTAAAATTCAGGTtgtatcactggcctacacaaaataccccataatgtcaaagtgaaattattGTTTTAGAATTTTTTCGTCAATAAGTActcaacacctttgttatggcaagcctaaataaattcaggattaaaaatatgcttaacaagtcacgtaataagttgcatggattcactctgtctaaatagtcaaaaagaaacaaaaatagcttattcgcaaatagcaatttctcaaacaagaatTTTGCAAGGATTGTCTGGGAGTGgtttgagaggagaggggaaaactgaaaattggcgcttattggcagagaggtttggaactctttcttactGGTCAATTAACTCATTTACCGcttgcccactgggcacaccatgtAATTTTAACATGGAGAATTGAGTAATATTTTGTAGATACATTGATCAATGAGATTCCAACCCAATGTTTAGCCTCTCAAAAAGACAATCAAAAGTTTTTTTGATTCCCattgtgttatcactatgctttcaaacaTCAagaagcacaaccaaattccaatggaaaatcaatgtctgatttttggtttagttctcaCTGTGtcttcaaccatttaaaagcacacaagttcaaatgggaatacaatgtcagatatttggtTTATTTATACAagttaatgtgttatcactgtgtttAATCTAATAGCACAACTAAATGACCTGGACTGCAGTTATTTGAGATTACATGGTGCAAGTGAGCAACGCCGTTTGAGATTCTGTGTagattattatagcaattgtgaaCATTTCCACAGACCTGTGACCCTGAACATGTAGGTATTCTATAattacataagaagacatttaCTGTTACAGTAGCCTCAAAATGTGTCCATGGATGTGTTACTtgttttaaggttgaataaatactgttacattagttgTTTGTAAGGTAGCCTTAATATTAGGCAATTTACTGTCTTACAAAAGTAATAgcttattgaattgtgtttggttgacaactaCCAAATATCCTAATTTAAAGGATATGTATCTACTGTTTGGATTgttccatctgagccactggcataatcctattctttaacttttgtTGAGATGTGTTGAGATGTGAATCAACATGTTTTCATTAACTCACAAATCGCCCATTTAAAGTCAAGCAAAGCTTGAAACTCTAGGcctacactgagtttacaaatcattaggaacacctttctaatattgcgttgcaccccccttttccctcagaacagcctcaattcatcagggcaaaTACTCTAGAAGGTGTCAAAAGAATTCCACGGGGATGCTGGCGCAATATTGACTAcaattcttcccacagttgtgtcaagttggcttgatgttctttgggtggtggaccattctggaTACAGACGGGAAGCGTTGAGCGTGAGGAACCCAGCAGtgtttcagttcttgacacaaacctgttctcctggcacctactaccataccctgttcaaaggcacttcaatattttgtcttgcccattcaccctctgaatggcacacatacacaatccatgtctcaaatgcctcaaggcttaaaaatccttctttaacctgtctcctccctttcatctacactaattgaagtggatttaacaggtgacatcaataagggattgtagctttcacctggattcacctggtcagtctatcatGTTTTAGTTGAATCTGCATTttaacaatagctgttgatgacttcccAAATGTTGTATAGGCCTAAATAGGATCTTTGATGATATATGACTGATAAAGTATGGCTACATTTAATTTGCTCTGCAGAACATACTAtttggaatgacttcgatagcaacagtgaatctattaaGTGTAGATTTCTCTACAATCATTCTCACAATAGCACATTGGTAACAGTCAGTCAAAAATATCAAAACTATGCAGGGCTGGGCTTTGTTAAAccatggatgggagaccaaagggaTGGccgtagatagatcaactctccagttgGAGATGCTGCCCAGCCTATTGTTTTCTTATAGTGGATATCACGTTGAAGATTtgacaaggtttgtctatgttgaaaattggttaccatgatCGCATAATCCAATGTATTTCCCACGTAGATTCCACATCCCAATAAGTAGACAAAAaacattgaaacaatgttgatttaacCAGTATGTGCCCAGTaggtggtgatgtcaccaggcaggctaaaactccatcccactgaaaaaggctgaaatttcagggggtcttttcaaacagctctaacactaaaaatgcattatcataattttcacaagtTCACAGTATTATaacaacctcatagtgtggaaatatatacaggaccagtcaaaagtttggacacatctagtcATTcaagtttttcttttcttttgtagaacaatagtgaagacatcaaaactatgaaataacacatgaaatcatgtagtaaccaaaaaagtgtttaacaaatcaaattatattttagatttgtattcttcaaagtagccacccttttccttgatgacagcttagcacattcccacatatgctgagcacttgttggctgcttttccttcacactgcggtccaactcatcccaaaccatctcaattggattgaggtcgggtgattgtggaggccaggtcatctgatgtagcactccatcactctccttcttggtcaaatagcccttacacagcctgaaggtgtgttgggtcattgtccagttgaaaaacaatgatagtcccactaagagaaaaccagatgggatggcgtattgctgcagaatgctgtggtagctatgctggttaaatgtcccttgaattctaaataaatcacagacagtgtcaccagcaaagcacccccacaccatcacacctcctcctccatgctttacggtgggaaccacacatgcagagatcatctgttcacctactctgcatctcacaaagacacagtggttggaaccaaaaatctcaaatttggactcatcagaccaaaggacagatttccaccagtctattgtccattgctcgtgtttcttggcccaagcaagtctcttcttcttattggtgtcctttggtagtggtttctttgcagcaattcgtcaatgaaggccagattcacgcagtctcctctgaacagttgatgttgagatgtggctgttacttaaactctgtgaagcatttatttgggcttcaatttctgaggctggaaactctaatgaacttatcctctttcCTGTCGTGGTcgtcatgagagctagtttcaccGTAGCGCTTGATATTTttggcgactgcacttgaagaaactttcaaagttcttgacattttcctgattgactgaccttcatgtcttaaagtaatgatggactgtcatttctctttgcttatttgagctgttcttgccataatatggacttggtcttttaccaaatagggctatcttctgtataccacccctaccttgtcacaacacaactgattggctcaaacgaattaaaatggaaagaaattccacaaattaacttttaacacacctgttaaatgaaatgcattccaagtgactacttcatgaagctggttgagagaatgccaagagtctgcaaagctgtcatcaagtcaaagggtggctactttaaaaaaTCTCTgatataaaatatactttgatttgtttaacacttgtttggttactgcatgatcccatatgtgttatttcatatttctgatatcttcactgttattctacaatgtagaaaatagtaaacataaacAAAAACCCTAGAatttgtaggtgtgtccaaacctttgactggtactgtataaaacacagaaaaatcacatttaTGACTGCACTTAACCTTTAATAATTTGGTGGATTTAATAATTTCCCATTCCTGTTTGTTTTCATGCCAATAACATTTGCTGTTCAAAAAGGACAATACTTGTGTTTCAATGACTGCTGTTGCATTTTGTAatcctgaactatccctttatAAGCCAACACTAGTTACGTGATTCAAAGATGATTTCTGTCTATGTATGTTATAAGTTATAACAGACGTGGAGGGGAATGCGTTTGAACACTGGTCAGCTTGGAGCAGCATGCAGTGCCACATTGTGTTAAAACACAGCTTTCTGCTTAGGCCTTATTGCTATATCTGTCAGGACATTTGACACAAAAAGTGTAAGGGCAGCACAAATACACTTAACTGATGTCAAAGGAAATCTACTATATTTACTTTTATACCACTTAATGGGTGGAGGGGAAAACACCTGTCATCATTTTCATAAAAATGCATTATGCCATCGCCTGAAGAATGGATCCTGTGACTCAACaactgagagagaggggagggtaaaCCATTACAGCAATGACTGTAAAGGACAGATTGTAATTGTGCTGTGGAATCTAGGAgatacatgtttgtgtgtgtgacagggcgcTAGTCATTAGGACATGTTAAGTGCGAACATGTGGAGGAGCTTCTCTGACAAGTGCACAGAGATCTTGACAAAGTCCCCAATGAACAAAATAATTAGGCTATAAATAACTTCTCTTTCCATTCTCTTTGATGTGACCCAAAAAAACTGTCAACAGTGGATCCAGTCTCTTGGACTAGCTGCTGGCCCGTAGGGAGACCAGGCCTCCCTGAGAGTTCTCACCTTCGGAGAACTGCGGAGAACTGCCCTCTATGTTTACCAGTTAGTACGGTTGTAACGTTCGTCAAAAGGAgtcgaccaaggtgcagcgtggaatatgttcatcttgtgatTTATTTACTCAGAACACGATAAAAAGTAACGGACAAAGAAAATACGACCGTCACGTTCTGTAGGCACacaaagcaatacaaaaataagatcccacaaacacaggtggaaaaaaggctgcctaagtatggttc of Salmo salar chromosome ssa01, Ssal_v3.1, whole genome shotgun sequence contains these proteins:
- the myoz1a gene encoding myozenin-1a isoform X1, with translation MPHGRPAPPNKRKKPSKIITDLSHVTQDEFEPEASEFDLGMKIKTPKDNMLEELNLFTNKGSKMFKMRQKRVEKFIYENNPDLFGSESMENFQKLVPSLGGTMMLDASGHMVDKQSGPPVPPPKPGKDGHGHGNEHSHDHEHGHEHGNEHGRHGYQGHAHHDDVAPGEHGHGSHGVEVALDKAKKRHDYVPSYVSPWEKAMKGNQELTSSMRYHMPVPHAHLDLPKYKSFNRSATPFGGFDKASQLMTFQLPDTHEVAHEEPEPAVVYQHDIGARPSFNRTPIGWVGSSEPSSIHMELDTLPFDGETDDL
- the myoz1a gene encoding myozenin-1a isoform X2, whose protein sequence is MPHGRPAPPNKRKKPSKIITDLSHVTQDEFEPEASEFDLGMKIKTPKDNMLEELNLFTNKGSKMFKMRQKRVEKFIYENNPDLFGSESMENFQKLVPSLGGTMMLDASGHMVDKQSGPPVPPPKPGKDGHGHGSHGVEVALDKAKKRHDYVPSYVSPWEKAMKGNQELTSSMRYHMPVPHAHLDLPKYKSFNRSATPFGGFDKASQLMTFQLPDTHEVAHEEPEPAVVYQHDIGARPSFNRTPIGWVGSSEPSSIHMELDTLPFDGETDDL